The Astatotilapia calliptera chromosome 17, fAstCal1.2, whole genome shotgun sequence genome has a segment encoding these proteins:
- the insl5a gene encoding insulin-like peptide INSL5 — MRALVVLPLLLCAVVCVDQVRAQVTAMKLCGKQLINAISYTCGASRWRRFFSEPDVDGEQSSLEKFSSLASEMTKRDNNIFLANMCCQVGCRKTDLAHFC, encoded by the exons ATGCGTGCTCTGGTGGTTTTGCCTCTGCTCTTGTGCGCAGTGGTGTGTGTGGATCAGGTGAGAGCGCAAGTGACGGCAATGAAGCTGTGCGGTAAGCAGTTAATCAACGCCATCTCCTACACCTGTGGAGCGTCCCGCTGGAGGAGGTTCTTCAGCGAGCCAGACGTGGATG gggagcagagcagcttgGAGAAGTTCAGCAGTTTGGCCTCAGAGATGACCAAACGGGATAATAACATCTTCCTGGCCAACATGTGCTGTCAGGTGGGCTGCAGGAAGACCGACCTCGCCCACTTCTGCTGA